The Manihot esculenta cultivar AM560-2 chromosome 11, M.esculenta_v8, whole genome shotgun sequence genome includes a region encoding these proteins:
- the LOC110627118 gene encoding V-type proton ATPase subunit D — MSGQGQRLNVVPTVTMLAVVKARLIGATRGHALLKKKSDALTVQFRQILKKIVTTKESMGDIMKTSSFSLTEAKYVAGENIKHAVLENVQNASIKVRSRQENVAGVKLPKFEYFSDGETKNDLTGLARGGQQVQACRAAYVKAIELLVELASLQTSFLTLDEAIKTTNRRVNALENVVKPRLENTISYIKGELDELEREDFFRLKKIQGYKKREIEKQLVAARQFTEEQFQEKVSLQKGRSLKSGHNLLSARTGKDEDIIF; from the coding sequence ATGTCAGGGCAAGGCCAGCGCTTAAATGTAGTTCCAACTGTTACCATGCTTGCTGTTGTTAAAGCTCGCCTTATTGGTGCTACAAGAGGTCATGCTTTGCTCAAGAAGAAGAGCGATGCTTTAACCGTGCAGTTCCGCCAAATTCTTAAGAAGATTGTCACTACAAAAGAATCAATGGGAGATATTATGAAAACCTCTTCATTTTCCCTGACTGAAGCAAAGTATGTTGCTGGTGAAAACATCAAGCATGCTGTCCTTGAGAATGTCCAAAATGCATCTATTAAGGTTCGATCCCGGCAAGAGAATGTTGCCGGTGTGAAGCTTCCTAAGTTCGAGTATTTCTCAGATGGTGAGACAAAGAATGACCTCACAGGATTGGCCAGAGGTGGTCAACAGGTCCAGGCCTGCCGTGCTGCGTATGTCAAAGCAATCGAGCTTCTTGTTGAGCTTGCTTCACTTCAAACATCATTTTTGACACTCGATGAGGCAATCAAGACCACTAATCGGAGGGTCAATGCGCTAGAGAACGTTGTGAAGCCAAGATTGGAAAATACTATTAGTTACATAAAGGGGGAGTTGGATGAGCTCGAAAGGGAAGATTTCTTCAGGTTAAAAAAGATACAAGGTTATAAAAAGAGGGAAATTGAGAAACAGCTTGTTGCTGCCAGACAATTTACAGAGGAACAGTTTCAAGAGAAAGTTTCTCTACAGAAAGGAAGATCACTGAAATCAGGTCACAACTTGTTGTCTGCGAGAACGGGGAAGGATGAGGATATAATTTTCTGA